A part of Micromonospora chersina genomic DNA contains:
- a CDS encoding LuxR C-terminal-related transcriptional regulator: MPDEADRVEVTASPTDVTTATDVTPGWGGSAGGLGVVGPPLLASRLSPAALPEPVLVRPRLLDRLDRGAAGPVTLVLAPAGWGKTTLLAGWARAVSGEPPPAWVTVEAGDTGERLWAYLAAALRAAADGVPGEGPQPPLPDGPPRPDQLELLAAALAARERPVLLVLDDLHRVTDPAALAGLEFLLRHTEGRLRVVAGARTDPPLALHRWRLAGELTEIGPAELAFTADEVADLLVAHGVPLPAEAVPRLADRTGGWPAGLRFAALALRAQADPARAVDRFTGDQPDVAGYLRDEVLAPLDPAARDVLRRSAVAAAVCADLADAVTGRPDAGQVLADLARDGGFVQRDGSSPPWYRCQPLLADLLRDELDRLPADELGELHRRAAGWYAGHDRPAEALRHALAAGEWDTATELLIARWPELAPYERDRPAAPAPPEPPAEAVRRDPELALAGAAERAYAGDAEAAAGQLRRAVEHARDLPAPRRDRFRRLAVAVELTLARLAGDHDEVRRAAGRLLATGAPDGPVDDPRAGAAEDADVRAVAGTALGLVALAEGDLSEAAARFAEALAGARRAVRPRTELVCASRLALLDAARGALRNAERHAREALALPSCQGWSSRLDCGYAYLALALVAWDRDEPAEAAAHLTLAGPATAEPGAAALAALCRAGLLAAGGEPAAALRALVAARETAPGPELGARLTADEAELRTAVGDVDRARAVLVDAGAGATDAATAADPSPTTGAVAGAGLSRAPGSGWAGPEQGGAGGAQAALDVALARVRLRSGDPREAGRALPDWTGPDAAAWPLSVRLSAGVLDAVLTGAGGDDRRAGRILEQVLDLAEPEGYRRVFTRAEPAVRDLLAAHLDSGTAHWPTVSDLVRGADERRADEPPERPAGPERALDEPLTERELTILRYLQSILSNVEIASELSLSVNTVKTHVRNIYRKLDATRRREAVRRARELRLI, encoded by the coding sequence ATGCCGGATGAGGCTGACCGCGTCGAGGTCACCGCGTCGCCGACCGACGTCACCACGGCGACCGACGTGACGCCGGGCTGGGGCGGGTCGGCGGGAGGACTCGGGGTGGTGGGCCCGCCGCTGCTGGCGTCCCGGCTCTCGCCCGCCGCGCTGCCCGAGCCGGTGCTGGTCCGGCCCCGGCTGCTGGACCGGCTCGACCGGGGCGCCGCCGGGCCGGTCACCCTGGTGCTCGCGCCGGCCGGCTGGGGCAAGACGACACTGCTCGCCGGCTGGGCCCGGGCCGTGTCGGGCGAGCCGCCGCCGGCCTGGGTGACGGTGGAGGCGGGGGACACCGGGGAGCGGCTGTGGGCGTACCTGGCGGCGGCGCTGCGGGCGGCCGCCGACGGGGTGCCGGGCGAGGGACCGCAGCCGCCGCTGCCGGACGGGCCGCCCCGGCCGGACCAGCTCGAACTGCTCGCCGCCGCGCTCGCCGCCCGGGAACGCCCGGTGCTGCTGGTCCTGGACGACCTGCACCGGGTGACCGACCCGGCCGCGCTGGCCGGGCTGGAGTTCCTGCTCCGGCACACCGAGGGGCGGCTGCGGGTGGTGGCCGGCGCGCGGACCGACCCGCCGCTGGCCCTGCACCGGTGGCGGCTGGCCGGGGAGCTGACCGAGATCGGCCCGGCGGAGCTGGCGTTCACCGCCGACGAGGTGGCCGACCTGCTGGTCGCGCACGGGGTGCCGCTGCCGGCCGAGGCGGTGCCGCGCCTGGCCGACCGGACCGGGGGCTGGCCCGCCGGCCTGCGCTTCGCCGCGCTGGCGCTGCGCGCCCAGGCGGACCCGGCCCGCGCGGTCGACCGCTTCACCGGCGACCAGCCGGACGTCGCCGGTTACCTGCGTGACGAGGTGCTCGCGCCGCTGGACCCGGCCGCCCGGGACGTGCTGCGCCGCAGCGCGGTGGCCGCCGCGGTCTGCGCCGACCTGGCCGACGCGGTGACCGGGCGGCCGGACGCCGGTCAGGTGCTGGCCGACCTGGCCCGGGACGGCGGCTTCGTCCAGCGGGACGGGAGCAGCCCGCCCTGGTACCGGTGCCAGCCGCTGCTGGCCGACCTGCTCCGCGACGAGCTGGACCGGCTCCCCGCCGACGAACTGGGCGAGCTGCACCGGCGGGCCGCCGGCTGGTACGCGGGCCACGACCGGCCGGCCGAGGCGCTGCGGCACGCGCTGGCCGCCGGCGAGTGGGACACCGCCACCGAACTGCTGATCGCCCGCTGGCCCGAGCTGGCGCCGTACGAGCGGGACCGGCCGGCAGCCCCCGCCCCACCCGAGCCGCCGGCCGAGGCGGTGCGCCGGGATCCCGAGCTGGCGCTGGCCGGCGCGGCCGAACGGGCGTACGCGGGGGACGCCGAGGCGGCCGCGGGACAGCTGCGGCGGGCCGTCGAGCACGCCCGCGACCTGCCCGCCCCGCGCCGGGACCGGTTCCGGCGGCTGGCCGTCGCGGTCGAGCTGACCCTGGCCCGGCTCGCCGGGGACCACGACGAGGTACGCCGTGCCGCCGGGCGACTGCTCGCCACCGGCGCCCCGGACGGCCCGGTCGACGACCCGCGGGCCGGTGCGGCGGAGGACGCCGACGTGCGGGCGGTCGCCGGCACCGCGCTCGGGCTGGTGGCGCTGGCCGAGGGGGACCTGTCCGAGGCCGCCGCGCGCTTCGCCGAGGCGCTCGCGGGGGCGCGACGGGCGGTCCGGCCGCGTACCGAACTGGTCTGCGCCAGCCGCCTGGCGCTGCTGGACGCCGCGCGCGGGGCGCTGCGGAACGCCGAACGGCACGCCCGGGAGGCCCTGGCCCTGCCGTCCTGCCAGGGCTGGTCGTCCCGGTTGGACTGCGGGTACGCGTACCTGGCGCTGGCCCTGGTGGCGTGGGACCGCGACGAGCCGGCGGAGGCCGCCGCGCACCTGACCCTGGCCGGGCCGGCGACGGCGGAGCCGGGCGCGGCGGCGCTGGCGGCGCTCTGCCGGGCCGGGCTGCTGGCGGCCGGCGGGGAGCCGGCGGCGGCGCTGCGCGCCCTCGTGGCGGCGCGGGAGACGGCACCCGGCCCGGAGCTGGGCGCCCGGCTGACCGCCGACGAGGCCGAGCTGCGCACCGCCGTGGGCGACGTGGACAGGGCCCGGGCCGTACTCGTCGACGCGGGAGCCGGCGCGACGGACGCCGCGACCGCGGCCGATCCGTCACCCACGACGGGCGCCGTGGCCGGAGCCGGTTTGTCGCGCGCGCCGGGCTCGGGGTGGGCCGGCCCGGAGCAGGGTGGGGCAGGCGGTGCACAGGCCGCCCTGGACGTGGCGCTCGCCCGGGTGCGGCTGCGGTCCGGTGACCCGCGCGAGGCCGGGCGGGCGCTGCCCGACTGGACCGGCCCGGACGCGGCGGCCTGGCCGCTGTCCGTGCGGCTCTCCGCCGGGGTGCTCGACGCGGTACTGACCGGCGCGGGCGGTGACGACCGCCGGGCCGGGCGGATCCTGGAGCAGGTGCTGGACCTGGCCGAGCCGGAGGGCTACCGGCGGGTCTTCACCCGCGCCGAGCCGGCGGTCCGCGACCTGCTCGCCGCGCACCTGGACTCCGGCACGGCGCACTGGCCCACGGTGAGCGACCTGGTCCGCGGGGCCGACGAGCGCCGTGCCGACGAGCCGCCGGAGCGCCCGGCCGGACCGGAGCGGGCCCTGGACGAGCCGCTGACCGAGCGGGAGCTGACCATCCTGCGCTACCTGCAGAGCATCCTGTCCAACGTGGAGATCGCCAGCGAGCTGTCGCTGTCGGTCAACACGGTGAAGACCCACGTGCGCAACATCTACCGCAAGCTGGACGCGACCCGCCGGCGGGAGGCCGTCCGGCGGGCGCGGGAGCTCCGGCTGATCTGA
- a CDS encoding cellulose-binding domain-containing protein produces the protein MRRSLAGVAAAALAATAAAVVVQFAAAPATPAAAASAEPYSWKNVRIDGGGFVPGIIFNQTEKNLIYARTDIGGAYRWEQSTQSWTPLLDWVGADRWGWNGVVSLATDPVQTNRVYAAVGMYTNDWDPNNGAILRSTDKGATWQATALPFKNGGNMPGRGMGERLAVDPNRNSVLYYGAEGGNGLWRSTDYGVTWARVTNFPNVGNYRADPNDSSGYQSQNQGLTWVSFDKSTGTPGAATKTIYVGVADRQNPVYRSTDGGATWERIPGQPTGYLAHKGVVDPVGGYLYIATSDTGGPYDGGKGDVWKFNRATGAWTQISPVPSSSADAYFGYSGLTIDRQRPNTLMVATQVSWWPDAIFWRSTDGGATWTRIWDFASYPTRTKKYTMDISSVPWLTFGTNPAPPEESPKLGWMNESLEIDPFDSNRMMYGTGATIYGTTELTKWDTGGQFTVKPMVEGLEETAVLDLVSPPSGATLVSALGDIGGFRHTDLTAVPPMMFTQPTFTSTTSLDYAEAKPAVLVRAGNFTDADRPNDSHVAFSTDGGANWFQGSEPSGINSGGTVAASADGSQFVWAPGDAGQPVVRSVGFGTSWTAAAGIPANAVVESDRVNPNTFYGVSGGRFHVSTNGGASFTATAASGLPTTGVKVKAVPGREGDVWLAGEGGLWHSTDSGASFTKLAGVTSTVNVGFGKAAPGQTYPALFTVGTVDGRQGVYRSDNAGAAWVRINDDQHQYGNAGEALTGDPRVYGRVYLGTNGRGILVADRLGGTPGPTPTSASPSPTSPSPSPTSPSPSPTSPDPSPTGSGCAATYAVTNSWPGGFQGEVTVRNSGTAPIAGWTVSWTFPDGQKITQLWNGSYTQSGSAVTVRDAGWNGNLGVGAVTTAGFTGTYTGGNRAPTVSCTAR, from the coding sequence ATGCGTAGAAGTCTCGCCGGCGTGGCCGCCGCGGCACTGGCCGCCACCGCGGCGGCCGTCGTCGTGCAGTTCGCCGCCGCCCCCGCCACCCCGGCCGCCGCCGCCTCGGCCGAGCCGTACAGCTGGAAGAACGTCCGGATCGACGGCGGTGGCTTCGTCCCCGGCATCATCTTCAACCAGACCGAGAAGAACCTGATCTACGCGCGCACCGACATCGGCGGGGCGTACCGCTGGGAGCAGTCGACCCAGTCGTGGACGCCGCTGCTGGACTGGGTGGGCGCCGACCGGTGGGGCTGGAACGGCGTGGTCAGCCTCGCCACCGACCCGGTGCAGACCAACCGGGTGTACGCCGCGGTCGGCATGTACACAAACGACTGGGACCCGAACAACGGGGCGATCCTGCGCTCCACCGACAAGGGCGCCACCTGGCAGGCCACCGCCCTGCCGTTCAAGAACGGCGGCAACATGCCCGGCCGCGGCATGGGGGAGCGCCTCGCCGTGGACCCGAACCGGAACAGCGTCCTCTACTACGGCGCCGAGGGCGGCAACGGCCTGTGGCGCAGCACCGACTACGGGGTCACCTGGGCCAGGGTGACCAACTTCCCCAACGTCGGCAACTACCGGGCCGACCCGAACGACAGCTCCGGCTACCAGAGCCAGAACCAGGGTCTGACCTGGGTGAGCTTCGACAAGAGCACGGGTACGCCCGGCGCCGCCACGAAGACGATCTACGTGGGCGTGGCCGACAGGCAGAACCCGGTCTACCGGAGCACCGACGGCGGCGCCACCTGGGAGCGGATCCCCGGCCAGCCCACCGGCTACCTGGCCCACAAGGGCGTGGTGGACCCGGTCGGCGGCTACCTCTACATCGCCACCAGCGACACCGGCGGCCCGTACGACGGCGGCAAGGGCGACGTGTGGAAGTTCAACCGGGCCACCGGCGCCTGGACGCAGATCAGCCCGGTCCCGTCGTCCAGCGCCGACGCCTACTTCGGCTACTCCGGGCTGACCATCGACCGGCAGCGCCCGAACACCCTCATGGTGGCCACCCAGGTCTCCTGGTGGCCGGACGCCATCTTCTGGCGCAGCACCGACGGGGGCGCGACCTGGACCCGGATCTGGGACTTCGCCAGCTACCCCACCCGCACGAAGAAGTACACCATGGACATCTCCTCGGTGCCCTGGCTGACCTTCGGCACGAACCCGGCGCCGCCCGAGGAGAGCCCGAAGCTGGGCTGGATGAACGAGTCGCTGGAGATCGACCCGTTCGACAGCAACCGGATGATGTACGGCACCGGCGCGACGATCTACGGCACCACCGAGCTGACGAAGTGGGACACCGGCGGCCAGTTCACCGTCAAGCCGATGGTCGAGGGGCTGGAGGAGACCGCGGTCCTCGACCTGGTCAGCCCACCCTCGGGCGCCACGCTGGTCAGCGCGCTCGGTGACATCGGCGGCTTCCGCCACACCGACCTCACCGCGGTGCCGCCGATGATGTTCACCCAGCCGACCTTCACCAGCACCACCAGCCTCGACTACGCGGAGGCCAAGCCGGCGGTGCTGGTCCGGGCCGGCAACTTCACCGACGCGGACCGCCCCAACGACAGCCACGTCGCGTTCTCCACCGACGGCGGGGCGAACTGGTTCCAGGGCAGCGAGCCGTCCGGGATCAACAGCGGCGGCACGGTGGCCGCCTCCGCCGACGGCAGCCAGTTCGTCTGGGCGCCGGGCGACGCCGGCCAGCCGGTGGTCCGCTCGGTCGGCTTCGGCACCTCGTGGACCGCCGCGGCCGGTATCCCGGCGAACGCGGTCGTCGAGTCCGACCGGGTCAACCCGAACACGTTCTACGGCGTCAGCGGCGGGCGGTTCCACGTGAGCACCAACGGCGGCGCGAGCTTCACCGCCACCGCGGCGAGCGGCCTGCCCACCACCGGGGTCAAGGTCAAGGCCGTGCCCGGCCGCGAGGGCGACGTCTGGCTGGCCGGCGAGGGCGGACTGTGGCACTCGACCGACTCCGGCGCGAGCTTCACGAAGCTGGCCGGCGTCACCTCGACGGTCAACGTGGGCTTCGGCAAGGCCGCCCCGGGCCAGACGTACCCCGCGCTGTTCACGGTGGGCACCGTCGACGGCAGGCAGGGTGTGTACCGCTCGGACAACGCCGGCGCGGCCTGGGTGCGGATCAACGACGACCAGCACCAGTACGGCAACGCCGGCGAGGCGCTCACCGGCGACCCGCGGGTCTACGGCCGGGTCTACCTGGGCACCAACGGCCGGGGCATCCTGGTGGCCGACCGGCTCGGCGGCACGCCCGGCCCGACGCCCACCTCGGCCAGCCCGTCGCCGACCTCGCCCAGCCCGTCGCCGACCTCGCCCAGCCCGTCGCCCACGTCCCCGGACCCGTCGCCGACCGGCAGCGGCTGCGCGGCGACCTACGCGGTGACGAACTCCTGGCCGGGCGGCTTCCAGGGCGAGGTGACGGTGCGCAACTCCGGCACCGCCCCGATCGCCGGGTGGACCGTGTCCTGGACCTTCCCCGACGGCCAGAAGATCACCCAGCTCTGGAACGGGTCGTACACCCAGAGCGGGTCGGCCGTGACAGTCCGGGACGCCGGCTGGAACGGCAACCTGGGTGTCGGAGCGGTCACCACGGCCGGCTTCACCGGCACGTACACCGGCGGCAACCGCGCGCCGACGGTCTCCTGCACCGCCCGCTGA
- a CDS encoding BON domain-containing protein: MATATTTRTDQEIQTAVLDELTWEPRVRPNEIGVTVTEGVVTLSGSVDSYAKKWAAERAAHRVPRVRAVANDVAVRIATSAEKSDPEIATAASRALEWDAFVPIEALDVTVADGWVTLHGEVEWEYQRRAAERSVARLTGVRGVSNGITVRPSARADGRDLAERIVDALARNAATEAEGISVRVHGDTVLLEGLVHSAPERAEIERVVWNAPGIREVHNHVTVGQ; encoded by the coding sequence ATGGCCACCGCCACGACCACCCGTACCGACCAGGAGATCCAGACCGCCGTCCTCGACGAACTGACCTGGGAGCCCCGGGTGCGGCCCAACGAGATCGGGGTGACCGTCACCGAGGGCGTGGTGACGCTGAGCGGCTCGGTGGACAGCTACGCCAAGAAGTGGGCCGCCGAGCGGGCCGCCCACCGCGTGCCCCGCGTCCGGGCGGTCGCCAACGACGTCGCCGTCCGGATCGCCACCTCCGCCGAGAAGAGCGACCCGGAGATCGCCACGGCGGCCAGCCGCGCGCTGGAGTGGGACGCGTTCGTGCCGATCGAGGCCCTCGACGTGACAGTCGCCGACGGCTGGGTCACCCTGCACGGCGAGGTCGAGTGGGAGTACCAGCGCCGTGCCGCCGAACGCTCGGTCGCCCGGCTCACCGGCGTACGCGGGGTGAGCAACGGCATCACGGTGCGGCCGAGCGCCCGCGCCGACGGGCGCGACCTGGCCGAGCGGATCGTGGACGCGCTGGCCCGCAACGCCGCCACCGAGGCGGAGGGGATCAGCGTCCGGGTGCACGGCGACACGGTGCTGCTGGAAGGGCTGGTCCACTCGGCGCCGGAGCGCGCGGAGATCGAGCGGGTGGTGTGGAACGCGCCCGGCATCCGGGAGGTGCACAACCACGTGACCGTGGGGCAGTGA
- a CDS encoding DsbA family protein, giving the protein MTTPLQVTTARLHVPVTAADHARGPADAPVTLVEYGDFQCRFCGAAYANLAEVLRQRVDTVRLVYRHFPIANVHPYAESAAEAAEAAGRRGRFWEMHDWLYEHQDQLDPVHLSLGVEQLGLPPDEVGAEVGRQAHADRVRQDFVGGIRSGVDGTPTLFVNEVRHDGGYDLADLLAAVDAAANP; this is encoded by the coding sequence ATGACCACGCCTCTCCAGGTCACCACCGCCCGCCTGCACGTCCCCGTGACCGCGGCGGACCACGCCCGCGGGCCGGCCGACGCGCCGGTGACCCTCGTCGAGTACGGCGACTTCCAGTGCCGGTTCTGCGGCGCCGCGTACGCCAACCTGGCCGAGGTGCTGCGCCAACGCGTCGACACGGTCCGGCTGGTCTACCGGCACTTCCCCATCGCCAACGTCCACCCGTACGCGGAGAGCGCGGCCGAGGCCGCCGAGGCGGCCGGCCGGCGCGGACGGTTCTGGGAGATGCACGACTGGCTCTACGAGCACCAGGACCAGCTCGACCCCGTGCACCTGTCGCTCGGGGTCGAGCAGCTCGGGCTGCCACCCGACGAGGTCGGCGCGGAGGTGGGGCGCCAGGCCCACGCCGATCGGGTCCGGCAGGACTTCGTCGGCGGCATCCGCAGCGGGGTCGACGGGACCCCGACGCTCTTCGTCAACGAGGTGCGCCACGACGGCGGCTACGACCTGGCCGACCTGCTGGCCGCCGTGGACGCCGCCGCGAACCCCTGA
- a CDS encoding STAS domain-containing protein produces MSLSIVKSVLPGGVVQIAPRGEIDVDTAYEVREAIAEVLAKGRPSRIELNMRLVTFIDSVGISAMVAGFQTCEVSGVKLVVTEPSRFVHRQLWVTGLLGLFGAPEPWFADSTREVLPGA; encoded by the coding sequence GTGAGCCTGTCGATCGTGAAGTCGGTGCTGCCGGGTGGTGTGGTCCAGATCGCCCCGCGGGGCGAGATCGACGTCGACACCGCGTACGAGGTGCGGGAAGCGATCGCCGAGGTGCTCGCCAAGGGCCGTCCCTCCCGGATCGAGCTCAACATGCGGCTCGTCACCTTCATCGACTCGGTCGGCATCAGCGCCATGGTCGCCGGTTTCCAGACCTGCGAGGTGAGCGGCGTCAAGCTGGTGGTCACCGAGCCGAGCCGGTTCGTGCACCGGCAGCTCTGGGTGACCGGCCTGCTCGGCCTCTTCGGCGCGCCCGAGCCCTGGTTCGCCGACAGCACCCGTGAGGTGCTCCCCGGCGCCTGA
- a CDS encoding MerR family transcriptional regulator — translation MRSIGELARASGLTVSALRFYDRSGVLVPALVDPATGYRWYTDDQVAPARLVAGLRRVGMPLAGIAEALRHRHRPAAVHRLLDAHLRRLEDGLADARRELSRIRALIDPEETTMTTTRLVLRRADLAGAVDAVRFAVGADPELPVLSAVLLEVEPDGVRLVATDRHRLAVARVGGRVDGPPVRALLPADAVDALRALLDTGAGITPEALLTVTPDRVEVSVAGRPVTAAVLPYDFPDYRRLLHGQVGDAPAHRIPVDVGALRRALTAEGAPVLLREYAGVDHEVVVLGLDDRGGLRVVGPDAPDGLRVGVNREYLLEALDAGGRGQLVLELDGPIAPLAVRRPDDEDVFSILMPVRL, via the coding sequence CTGCGCAGCATCGGCGAGCTGGCCCGGGCCAGCGGGCTGACGGTGAGCGCGCTGCGGTTCTACGACCGCTCCGGGGTGTTGGTGCCGGCGCTGGTGGACCCGGCGACCGGCTACCGCTGGTACACCGACGACCAGGTGGCCCCGGCCCGCCTCGTCGCCGGGCTGCGCCGCGTCGGCATGCCGCTGGCCGGGATCGCCGAGGCGCTGCGGCACCGGCACCGGCCGGCGGCGGTGCACCGGCTGCTGGACGCGCACCTGCGCCGCCTGGAGGACGGCCTCGCCGACGCCCGCCGTGAGCTCTCCCGGATCCGCGCCCTGATCGATCCGGAGGAGACCACCATGACCACCACCCGACTCGTGCTGCGCCGCGCCGACCTGGCCGGCGCCGTGGACGCCGTCCGGTTCGCCGTCGGCGCCGATCCGGAGCTGCCGGTGCTCTCCGCCGTGCTCCTGGAGGTCGAGCCGGACGGTGTCCGGCTGGTCGCCACCGACCGGCACCGGCTGGCCGTGGCCCGGGTCGGCGGAAGGGTCGACGGCCCACCGGTGCGGGCGCTGCTCCCGGCGGACGCGGTGGACGCGCTGCGCGCCCTGCTCGACACCGGCGCCGGGATCACCCCGGAGGCGCTCCTCACCGTGACCCCGGACCGGGTCGAGGTCTCGGTGGCCGGCCGGCCGGTGACCGCCGCCGTGCTGCCGTACGACTTCCCGGACTACCGCCGCCTGCTGCACGGGCAGGTCGGCGACGCGCCCGCCCACCGGATCCCGGTCGACGTGGGGGCGCTGCGCCGCGCGCTCACCGCCGAGGGCGCTCCGGTGCTGCTCCGGGAGTACGCGGGGGTCGACCACGAGGTGGTCGTGCTGGGCCTGGACGACCGGGGCGGGCTGCGCGTGGTCGGGCCCGACGCCCCGGACGGGCTGCGGGTGGGGGTGAACCGGGAGTACCTGCTGGAGGCCCTGGACGCGGGCGGCCGCGGCCAGCTCGTGCTGGAGCTGGACGGGCCGATCGCCCCGCTGGCCGTGCGCCGGCCCGACGACGAGGACGTCTTCTCCAT
- a CDS encoding saccharopine dehydrogenase family protein, with product MRDDRPYDLILFGATGFTGGLTAEYLARHAPEGLRWALAGRNPGKLAGVRDRLAAVDPDLAGLPLLTADVTDAASLRAVAESARVVASTVGPYIHHGEPLVAACAAAGTDYLDITGEPEFVDLMYVRHHAEAVRTGARLVHACGFDSVPHDLGAWFTVKQLPTDGPVTVDGYVRAGGRFSAGTYHSALTAFSRTGEMSRAAKARRAVEPRPEGRRVRAVPGRVGRVKEFGLWAVPLPTIDPQVVRRSAAARPEYGPDFRYRHFAAVKRLPTVLAAGVGLAGVVGLVKLPPTRRWLLGRLSSGQGPSAAQRAKSWFRVRFVGTGGGRTVRTEVAGGDPGYDETAKMLAESALCLAFDDLPATAGQVTPVTAMGDALLDRLVRAGITFRVLDA from the coding sequence ATGCGCGACGACCGCCCGTACGACCTCATCCTCTTCGGCGCCACCGGGTTCACCGGCGGCCTGACCGCCGAGTACCTGGCCCGGCACGCCCCGGAGGGGCTGCGCTGGGCGCTGGCCGGCCGCAACCCGGGCAAGCTGGCCGGGGTGCGGGACCGGCTGGCCGCCGTCGACCCGGACCTGGCCGGGCTGCCGCTGCTCACCGCCGACGTCACCGACGCGGCGTCGCTGCGGGCCGTGGCGGAGAGCGCGCGGGTGGTCGCCAGCACCGTCGGCCCGTACATCCACCACGGCGAGCCGCTGGTCGCGGCCTGCGCCGCCGCCGGCACGGACTACCTCGACATCACCGGCGAGCCGGAGTTCGTCGACCTCATGTACGTGCGGCACCACGCCGAGGCCGTGCGCACCGGGGCGCGGCTGGTGCACGCCTGCGGCTTCGACTCGGTCCCGCACGACCTGGGCGCCTGGTTCACCGTCAAGCAGCTGCCCACCGACGGGCCCGTCACGGTGGACGGTTACGTCCGGGCCGGTGGACGCTTCTCCGCCGGGACGTACCACTCGGCGCTCACCGCGTTCTCCCGCACAGGCGAGATGAGCCGGGCGGCGAAGGCGCGCAGGGCGGTCGAGCCGCGGCCGGAGGGCCGGCGGGTCCGGGCGGTGCCCGGTCGGGTCGGCCGAGTCAAGGAGTTCGGGCTGTGGGCGGTGCCGCTGCCCACCATCGACCCGCAGGTGGTCCGCCGGTCGGCGGCGGCCCGCCCGGAGTACGGCCCGGACTTCCGCTACCGCCACTTCGCCGCGGTGAAGCGGCTGCCCACCGTGCTGGCCGCCGGGGTGGGCCTGGCCGGCGTGGTGGGGCTGGTGAAGCTGCCGCCCACCCGGCGCTGGCTGCTCGGCCGGCTCTCCTCCGGTCAGGGGCCGAGCGCCGCCCAGCGGGCGAAGTCGTGGTTCCGGGTCCGGTTCGTCGGCACGGGCGGCGGCCGGACGGTACGCACCGAGGTGGCCGGCGGCGACCCCGGCTACGACGAGACCGCCAAGATGCTCGCCGAGTCCGCGCTCTGCCTGGCCTTCGACGACCTGCCGGCGACCGCCGGCCAGGTGACCCCGGTGACCGCGATGGGCGACGCCCTGCTGGACCGGCTGGTCCGGGCCGGAATCACGTTCCGGGTGCTGGACGCTTGA
- a CDS encoding zinc-binding dehydrogenase, with protein MRALCWEGADTLAVRQVPDPELRNAQDMIVRVRRSVTCGADLQLLAGAVPHLAAGDVLGHEFLGEVVEVGPEVRRHRVADRVVVCAGIACGACWFCRQGLFACCDNGTTGAAGAEPEWGQPTGGCYGRPALLGGFAGSHAEFVRVPYADVGAFTVPEGVSDDRAVFASDAAPTGWMGAELGEVAPGDVVAIWGAGAVGQLTAAAARLRGADRVIVVDDHDERLRMVERHVGAEPLNFRYLDVPAELRERSGGRGPDVCVEAAGPAARSPGLFAARPGRRAEGAPALREAVHSCRKGGTVVLLGAGTGFVDTFPLGAVLDKGLTVRGGRQHGQRWIPMLLERMARDELRTEHLATHRLPLERGADGYALFRDRADGCVRAVFSP; from the coding sequence ATGAGGGCGCTCTGCTGGGAGGGCGCCGACACGCTGGCGGTCCGGCAGGTGCCCGACCCGGAGCTGCGCAACGCCCAGGACATGATCGTGCGGGTCCGCCGGAGTGTGACCTGCGGCGCCGACCTGCAGCTGCTGGCCGGCGCGGTCCCCCACCTGGCCGCCGGTGACGTGCTCGGGCACGAGTTCCTCGGCGAGGTGGTCGAGGTCGGGCCGGAGGTACGCCGGCACCGGGTCGCCGACCGGGTGGTGGTCTGCGCGGGGATCGCCTGCGGGGCCTGCTGGTTCTGCCGGCAGGGCCTCTTCGCCTGCTGCGACAACGGGACGACCGGCGCGGCCGGGGCCGAGCCGGAGTGGGGGCAGCCCACCGGCGGCTGCTACGGGCGACCGGCCCTGCTCGGCGGCTTCGCCGGCAGCCACGCCGAGTTCGTCCGGGTGCCGTACGCCGACGTCGGCGCGTTCACCGTGCCCGAGGGGGTCAGCGACGACCGGGCGGTCTTCGCCTCGGACGCCGCTCCGACCGGCTGGATGGGCGCGGAGCTGGGCGAGGTGGCCCCCGGCGACGTGGTGGCGATCTGGGGCGCGGGAGCGGTCGGCCAGCTCACCGCGGCGGCGGCCCGGCTGCGTGGCGCGGACCGGGTGATCGTGGTCGACGACCACGACGAGCGGCTGCGCATGGTCGAGCGGCACGTCGGCGCGGAGCCGCTCAACTTCCGGTACCTGGACGTCCCGGCCGAGCTGCGGGAGCGCAGCGGCGGGCGGGGCCCGGACGTGTGCGTGGAGGCGGCCGGGCCGGCGGCACGGTCGCCGGGGCTGTTCGCCGCCCGGCCCGGGCGGCGCGCGGAGGGGGCGCCGGCGCTGCGCGAGGCGGTGCACTCCTGCCGCAAGGGCGGCACCGTGGTGCTGCTCGGCGCCGGGACCGGTTTCGTGGACACCTTCCCGCTCGGCGCCGTGCTCGACAAGGGGCTGACCGTACGTGGCGGCCGGCAGCACGGGCAGCGCTGGATCCCGATGCTGCTGGAGCGGATGGCCCGCGACGAGCTGCGTACCGAGCACCTGGCCACCCACCGGCTGCCGCTGGAGCGGGGCGCGGACGGTTACGCGCTGTTCCGGGACCGGGCCGACGGCTGCGTCCGGGCGGTCTTCTCCCCGTGA